Below is a window of Paenibacillus bovis DNA.
CTCACTTGTTTCATTGAATACCTTCTCAATATAATCAACAAATTCAGGTTTCCAAGTATTCCCGTCAGAAAAAGTTCCATGAATTAACCAAGCTTTATTTCCATAAGGATCAATATGAATCAGTGGGTTATTATGAACGTAAGTATAAACGTTCAAACTTAAGGGATTTGTAAGTTCCCCTTCATATGTGTCTTCATTCAAAAATCTCCCAATACTTGGATCATAATATCTTGATTTTAAATAATATAATCCTATCTCTCCGTCATATATCTCTCCAGCATACTTAAACTCATTTGTTACCGTCTCTTTTTGCTGTGTAATGTTCCCCCACTCATCATAACGATAGCTGTTCACGAGACTACCATTTGTTCCAATCATCTGTACGACATCACCATGTCCATTGTACAAATAATAGTAATCCTTCTTATTCGTTTGGTCTTTTTTGACAAGTACCCGGTCACCGCGAATATAGCTGGATGCTGTACCATCAGCAGTTTTGTCAGAGACCACCTTACCGGCTCCATTATAACCGTAGTGGGTAACTTTAGTTCCGGTAGTTTTTTTGGCTCGTAATCCGCCTGGTAAATATTCAAAGTTAGTTTTGCCTTTAGTTGTGGTTGTAGATGTTAATGTATTCTGCAGATCATACGTATAGCTTGCTGGCTCTGTCTCCGGCAGTTCCTGGGTATCACTCATCGTCCTGCGGTTACCACGCAAGTCATACGTATACTGGGTCTCGCTGCCGTCGGCTCTTTTCACTACTGTGAGACGATTTAACTTGTCATATGCATATGTGGAAGTCTGAGCTGCACCGCTCTGCACTTGTTCTTTGATCCCTGTAATGTTGCCGTTGGCATCGTACTGATAGTTATATACTGACAACAATTGATCGCCTTTTGCATTGGTCAGTCGGGACAATCGATTCAGTGGATCGTAGCTCATGCTCTCACGCAAGGTCGTTCCATCCGACAGGGTAGGGAACGTGATACTGCGTACTTGACCGAGCGGTGTGTAGTCATATTGAACATTCGCTGTCTTGGCCGTTGTACGGGTCTGGCCGCCGTTGGTCTGAATCTGGGTTAGACGGGATTTATCGTAGCCATAGTTGGTGAACAGGCTATTGCCATTCAAGCTATTTTTTTGGCTCATGATCCGATCCAGCGGATCGTATGTCACATTCAGCTGTGCATTGTATCCATTGGCTGTCGAGACCAGATTGGTGACCCGATCCAGCTTATCGATGGTACTTGTCTGCGTGGCTGTTTTGGTACCATTCAGGTATAGTTCATGACGATCGGTAAGCAGATTACCGTCACTGCCAAAGATGCTCTTGGTCTGCAGTGTGCTACCGTCTGTCCCTTTCAGAGTGGCTAGAGTATTTTGACCGCGTTCATCATATTGATAATTCGTCACGGTGCCATTGCGATCCGTTTGCTGATCGTTAAGACCACGCTGATTATATGTCAGATCGGTACTGTTACCGGATGGATCGGTCTTCTTGGTCATTTGGCCAAGCTCGTTGTAATCCTTGCTGTACAGGGTCTCACTTTTGCCTGTTGTATCGCTAATGGTTACGTTGGACAAACTGCCCAGCCCGTCGTATCCATAACGGCTCGTCTGATCCATCGCGTCCTGTACAGAAGTCAGACGGTTCAATCCGTCATACGTAAAGACTGTAGTTACACCGCTGCTGTTGCGGTTATTATTCGGATCGATATAAGACAGCACGTTCCCTACTAGATCATACGTATAGCTCTCTCTGATTGGCTGGCTGCGAGCTGATCCATCCTGGTAAGCGAGCATTCCTGTCATATGTCCATATGCATCGTAGGATTGCTCCACATAGTTAAGTTGTATCGCTGTATTGCCCGGGTTGGAGCGATAGGCAGCTACCTGATCGGCTGCAACAGCAAATCGTTTGGCTTTATGCTGAGTCAGCTCGGCTTTATTCACAAACAGGTTGCCCTGGGCATCTGTAAATTCCATCTGCTGGCCCCATGCGTCGTAGGCTGCAGTCTGGGTATTGCCAGCCGGGTCTATTGCATAGACGGCACGCCCCTGATCGTCCGGATGATACTGGGAACGGGTCCAGCCATTGGTGCCATTGTACGTTTCATCGACACGCAGGAAGCCCATACCATCATAATAGGAAGACTGGCGTGTGAGTATGGTCGTCGCACCTGTTGATGTATTGGTATATTGACGGATGCTGTCCACTCGCATCGTCAGGATACCGCTATTAATGCTATCTGCCTCAGTACTGTAAGCACGATTGGTGTAGGCATACTGGTCTTCTACTGCGTACACGGTGCCATCCAGATTAGTGATCGATGGAGAGACAATCCGGGTTGGTCGGCCGAGAGCATCGTAGGTCGTCGTTGTTTTGCGTCCATCGCTGTCTATTTGCTCTGTCACCAGACCGGTGCCGCTATCGTATTTCATCGTCTGACGGACGGTTTGTGTGTTTTTGCCTGCATTGGTCAGCGTCTGGGTCTGTTCGGTTGGATAGGCATAGTTATAATCGGCACCGAATGTTGTCGTGACGCTGGTGTTCATACCATCGCGCACCTTGCGAGTTTCAGTGACTTTTTGGATCTGGTTTGGACCCGATGGTGCAGACTCATAGCTATAGTTGGTTACTTCTCCCGCGGCATTGGTTGTACTTTGCAGACGACCAGAGGTGTTATAGCTGTATTGTTCGCTGATTTGTTTGTTATCGCTTTGATACCATGATTTGCTGAGTGGCAAATGATACGTCGGATCATAGGTATAGTTTATAGTATGACGCGCTCTAGTATCAGCGTTGTTATAGTCGCTTTCCAGCAGGTCATCGGTTTCGGCTGATGTGCCACCCCAGTCGGTATAGGTAATATCCTTGTAACGAGTGATGGTGCCGTTCGCATCCTGTTGAATTGTTTGGATCTTGGTAGGGTTATATTCATAAGTTGGATCAAATTGCTGATAATTCGTTGTAACTGTCTCGCCTTGAGCTGTTTTGGTCTCTTTCGATAACAACAGGTGTTTACCATTGTAATGACTGGTAATTCTTGTCTCACCGGATGCTGTATTACTCTTGACGTGGGCAGTCTGATAATAATGATAGAGACTATAATCCAGTCCACCCCATGAATTAAAAGTATTACGATATTTGGTATAGTCTCCTTCATACGTATAATCAACCTGATTCATTTTCGTTCCCTGGCTTCCGTTTGCAAGAAGAGGCGCATCATAGCGTGAACGAATTCTATATTCTATACTTTCTCCGAAATCAGCTGGCATACGTTCTACTGTCTCATAGTCATAATGCGTAATAGATCGAGGTGAATTGACCTGACTTAATAAGAAATAAGGTTCTTCTACAAAGTCCACTCCACCCTTAAACCTAAACTTCGCATTCACCAGATTATAATCAAAAGTTTGCTTTTCCTGCATATTGTTAGTAATACTTTGCAGTATCGGTACATACCCTTGATCTTGCTGATTTTCGATTAACTTAGCCCGGCTTTTGGTATAGATTACTTTTTGCTGGGGCTGACCCTGCGGATTATATACGGTAACAATGATATTCTCTCCTTGGAACTCATCGCCCTGATTCAATTTGGTCTCATAATCAAACGTGACTTTGCGTCCAAGCGTATCGGTAATATAGGATGGTACGAATCCACCCCAGCCTACGGATACATCGGAGTTCACTTTTCGATCCTGATAGTGGTACGTAATTGTATTACCATACCTGTCTACTTTGCCAATAAGCAAGCCAAAGGAAGAGAAGTATTCCTTGGTTCCATCCAGATGTTTTACCAGTATACATGCTTGTAATTCTCCATTGGAAAATTGCTCATTTTGAGGAATCACTTTGGTAAATACTAAAAGACTACCACTCTCTTTCTTCACCTCGACAGTAAATGAAGAGTACGTATTAAATTCATAGCTCTGTCCTGTGCCGGAATGGTAAACATACTGAACATTATTACAGTTAGGTGATCCACCCTCTATGGAAGGCAATTGAAAAGACCATCCCATCCCCAGATCATTTCGCTCATAAGTATAGCTGCGTTTGTATATACTGGCACTACGTTTTTTGGAAGATTTTCTGGTATAAGGCGAAGTGTCTAAAGAATCATAATGTACTCCAATATTCAGATCCAGACCATCACGTCCCGGCAAATGGATCTGTGTAGCATCCCATGACAAACTTCCGGTTGAAGTACTGATACTTTCTGTATTTTCTGGATTCTCATCATATTGCTGTTTGCCCAGATTATCGATTCGTTGATCATTAATCATATCGTCTAATGCACTTTGCAGTGCTGCCGACAGCGTCATTGCAGGAGCGCTGGAATCATCAGCTGTCAATCCTCGTATCGCATGTAGACCTTGTGTAGAGAGCACTGGTCCATATGTATCATCCTGTACGTTTCTGTATACATCTTCCGTAACTGATGTTTTGCTGTATTGTTGCTCCAGTTCTGCCCATTTTATTTTCTGCTCCTGGTAATCCTGCCATATCTGATCGCCATCTCTGCCTGTGAGGCGATACAGATATTCAATCCAGTAAATATCAACAGGCTCTGCTCCATCTTTGAGCAGCAGATAAATCTTTTCTTCTCCCAGTTCAGTGATTGCTTCTGGTTCTGGAAGTCCCGCAATCTCCGATTGAATAGCAAAGGAATTCATGTGAAAGTTAGTTTCCGGGTAATCCAGCTGCTTGATCTTCGCTTCCAATGCGTCCATTTCAGGATCAGTTTCTTCGTATACATCTCCATATACACTTTTGGCAACTGTCGTCCATTGGTCTGGATCTGTATCCTGTGCCGCTGCAGTGCGGCTTGGTGGTTGAACGGAAGAGAGTGTTTCTTTGGATACAGATTTCGCAGCTGCATATGCTGGTGCTCCAATCATCTCCAGCACCAGCATTAAGCTGAGTATCCACACTACCGGAACTTTTAATCGCTTGATTGTATTCACTTATTTATCCCCTTCGAATCTCTTTTTATTTTTTGTTGGCTGCATGTAAATTAGCAGTGTAATTCCCTTTTTCTACTTTTTTATTCAGCAGATTACCGTTCTTATCATAGATGTATGTAACTTTCTGAGTTGCTGTGTAGGTAGTTATTAATCTGCCATTAACATCATATTCATATACTCTGGTAGATGCAGCAGATGCCGTAAGTACAGCAGAGAATAAGATACTTACCGAAAATAAAACTATTGCAATTTTCCGAAGATAATTTTGAATCATACGAAATCCCTCCTTTCTTATGAGTATGGACGTGTAAATTGGAGCAAAATCAACCATACGTGAATATATAATGTATTAAAAGCCACTCATCCCCTTACAGCGTCTTACAGAAGATTATAAGGCTAGTTTACAAAAATGGGAATTATATATATTGATAAACTTTTATACTTTTTATTTCAATAATTGTACATTCTTCTTCAGATCTAATGACCATATAAAAAAAACCGCTGATTAGAGAATCAGTGGGTTTTTCTACATTGTATATATTCTATTATTTTCTACTTTGCCTGTCCGGCTGTCCATCTCGACTGCACCGTATACAGTACAATTACAACTACAACGAGCAGCGCCAATCCAGAGAAAATATTGCTAAACGTATACGCCTCGCTGAACAGCGCGGCCGGATTCAGATGGAATCCCTGGGCATCGGTATCAATGACTTTGCCAATAATACTCGTCGCCATCGCGCCGGCGATAAAGTTCAGCAGGGAGAACATGCCCATCCCTACGCCTACCTGATCTTTGGTCAGTGTACGGGAGATGGTATTGGACATGGCAATCTGCATAAAGGTCTGTCCCACATTACCGAAGATCAGCAGGAACAGGACTACATATGGCGAGATGCCTACCATGATCGATAAGGTGACAAAACAGATAAAGATCAGCGTCGTAGCAATATACACCAGGTACGAATTACCTTTGCGATCCGCTAATTTACCGCCCTGGCGCCCCAGAATTGCCGAGCAGATCGCTGCCGGGAACATGATCAGGCCAATAATAGCTGGCGATAGTCCATTCAGACTGGACAGAAACTGTGGTGTCAGAAACGGCAATCCAAAGCTCATTCCTGTCGCCAGAAAGGCAATAAACAGACTGAACGAATACTGTCGATTGCGGAACAGCTTGGGCTGGATAAAGGGCTCTTTGGCTGTACGAATACGAATAATGAACAGTACGAGCAGAATAATGCCTATCACCAGACTAATCCAGTTGCTCTGGGAAATAGACAGCAGCAGCAGAGCCACCGTTCCTCCAAGCAGTCCGCCGCCAAGAAAGTCGATCTTCTGCGCAGTGCCTCTGGCATCATCCAGATATTTACGGAAAAATGGCAGAGCGATCAGCGGCAGAATAGACAGCAGGAATAGAAAGCGCCAACTGGCAAAGCTGGTCACGAGTCCTGCTACAATCGGGGCAATGGCAGTACCAAGTGCCAGACCGACTGCTGTCATCCCGAGCGCTGCACCGCGCTTTTCCTGCGGGAAGTAGCGAACGGGCACAATCATCGCTGTAGCCGGAATAACAGCTGCTCCTGCTGCCTGAAGCACGCGACCCAGAATCATCATCCAGAAATGAGTAGCGGTCAGACCGACGATTGAACCGAGTGCGAAGAAGATCAGACCGAATGTCAGCAGATCCTTGAGACGATATTTATCCGCCAGCTTGCCATAGGTGACAGAGCCGACAGCATAGACGATCATATACGCGGTCAGCAGCCAGCTAACCTCGGATGCGCCGATATGGAACTCCTGGCTGATGATCGGCATCACTACATTGAACATGGAGGCATTCATGACGGAGAATACCAGCGTAAAAGCGAGCACCCGCATCAATTTATCGCCGTTTGGATAGGCTTGTTGTTCCTGATTCATGAGGGGATAGATTCCTTTCTGTCATTCAAAATGGATATACACTTACGCTGTAGACAAACAAGCGCATTATAAGCTTGTCAAGATGGATGGTAGACCTGATGTAATTTGGATAATAATCCGGTAAGCTGCTGAAGCTCCTCTGCAGTCAGGGCACTGCGGGAACGCAGCTTGACCTCTTCTACCGCAGCATGAGCGGCCTGGTGAATCTGCTGACCGGATGCAGTCAATTCATTCTGGCGCATACGTGCATCTTCCGGATGGCTACGGCGAATAACCCAGCCTTTTTTCTCCATGCCGTTCATCAGGCTGGTCACGCTGGATTTCTCGATCATCAGCTGTTGTTCCAGTTCTCGGTTGGTCAGACCAGGTGATTGGGATAGAGCATACAGCGCCTGTCCCTGCTGAGGCGTCAGTCCCAGCGGACGCAGTACAGTCTCAATCTCGCGCCGGATCATAATATATAGTACTTTGACGATATGAGCAGGACTGTCCATCATCTCGCTGGAAGGTACAGTACGGGAATCCATAAGTAATCATTTCTTCCTTTCCGGCATGCTATTTCAAATCTACATAACACACGGTATTAGTTCGAACTCGAACCAATATTAGTTTAGTCCGCAACTATTGTCAATACAATGGATAAGATTTTACATTGTAAAATTCAAACAAAAAGCACGGATACCGATAAATCCCGGCTTCCGTGCTTCGTTTGAAACACAAATGTATAGTTTGGATCAAAAACAGGAATATTCTACACCTGGCATAACAGTTTGTACCTATACTATCCACATTTACTATCTACATTGAGATAGTTTCGACCCAGCCCATACTACTTCTGCAAAAAGATAAATAAAAGCAGATATTTGCTATAGCTATGATAGTTTACTTCTATCGACTATGCATGGCTTACGAATATACTGTTATCAGCTCGGCTCCACCCTGCTCGCAGTCGGACTCTTCAAATTTACTTATGGCTTATTTTAGATAATACCGTCCTATGCCTTACTCTATCTACATCCTGCCCTATGTCTCGTTCAGCAGCGCCTGGGCAGTAAACTGGTCAGTAACCAGAATATTCGCATACTTGCCTACCAGTGCCGCTTCAATCGCTTCGATCTTGCGCTGACCACCGGTCACGAGGATCGATTTTTCTTTTTTACGCAGATCGGGCAGATCAATCCCTACCGTCCGGTCATTGATCGCCGGGCTGCAGATATTGCCATCCTTGTCGAAGAAACGGGAGCAGATATCGCCTACACCAGTACGCTGCAGCAGCTGCTGTTCTTCCTTGTTAAAATAGCCCAGCCGGAACAGCAGCGCATCTTCTTTGACCGTACCGACTGTGAACATGGCGATATTCGCCTGTCGGCCCAGTTCGATAATACGCTGGATATGGCGATCTTCCTCGACCATGCGTTTGACTTCAATATTATCGAAAATAACAGGCAAAGGCAGATAGCGTGCGCTCGTATGATACGCTTCGGCGAACAGATTCACCGTCTCGGCTGCATACGTATTCACGTGAGAATGACTAACTCCACCCTTGAGCTGAACGACCTCTACCCCGCGTACCTGCTTCTGCTCCAGCTGACGGGCGACCGAGTACATGGTCGTTCCCCAGGTTACGCCTATAATATCCGAATCCTGTACAATCTCATGCAAATAATCTGCTGCCCGCTTGCTGATATGCTTTTGAATCTCCTTGTATTCGTTAACCGGAGAATAGCATACATGCACGGTATCCAGCTTGTACTTGCGTTTGAGCTGCTCGGCGAGCTCATCCAGATCTTCCAGCGGATCGACAATATTGATCCTCACATAACCTTTTTCCTTGGCATACTGCAGCAGGCGGGATACCGTTGGACGGGACACGCCGAGTCGTGACGCTATCTCCTGCTGGCTGTAATCAGATAAGTAGTATAACCGGGCGGTCTCGATGCTGAGCCGCTGTTTCTCATGATCCATCGTTTCATCCCACATCTCTATCGTGATCTTGTCTGTGCCCTTACATGCACAGATACCGTTTACATATTATACATTTTTCCCAAAATAATTACGATGGTCGGATGCCAAGCATTTCGTGCAGATCGGTATGATGATGTTTACTTGTTTCCTGCTGCTGTACAGTGTCTTTTCACTTCTGAATAGATCTCAAAGTATATTTATCTCTTGTAACAGTGAATTTTCCAGCTTTATTTATATTGTGAACTTTAAATGAATATTATGGAATTTCGTCTTTTTAACGTTTGCAGTGGAACATTTAGGGTATTGGTACTATAGGCTTTGTTTTTCTCAATACAGTTTTTTGCAATACAATGATGGCGTATTCATTTGGAACAGAATAGGGAACTGCTATCGAGTGATCTAGCTGCTCCGATCGCAGAACAATAAGCTGTCCGATCTGCAATTATCTGTACAGAAGAAAAAAGTCAAAACAACTGAATACTGGAGGTATGATTATGTTCACACGTCTTGACCAGATTATGATCGAAATACCGGATGTGGACCGTCCCGACCCTAATGCAGCAGCTGCTGTACAGGAGCTGCTGGGCGGCAAATTCGGCGAAATGTCGACTCTGAACAATTATCTGTACCAGTCTTTTAACTTCCGCAACAAGACCAAGCTCAAGCCATTCTACGATCTGGTAACGAGTATTACCGCCGAAGAACTGGGTCATGTCGAGCTCGTCGCTCACGGGATTAACAAGATTCAAGCCGGCTCAACTTCGTATAAGCAGCCGGATGATACCCCTCTTGATTCAGTAAAAAATGCAAGGCTGAGTTATCCATACCTCGCTGGCGCCCAGGGTGCTATGCCGCGTGACTCCATGGGCCGACCATGGACAGGCGACAATGTGTTCAACAGCGGTAATCTGGTAGAGGATCTGCTGCACAACTTCTTCCTGGAGTGTGGTGCCAGAACACATAAGATGAAAGTGTATGAAATGACTGATCATCCGGCTGCCCGCGAAGTCGTAGGCTTCCTGCTGGTTCGCGGTGGTGTGCACGTTGTAGCGTATGCCAAAGCTCTGCAAATGGCTACCGGCGTGGATGTCACCAAGCTCGTACCTGTTCCTTCATTAAGCAACAAAGCATTCAATGAAGCACGTAAATACGAGGACAAAGGTGTTCATACCAAGCTGTATACTCACAGCACCGAAGACTTCAAAGCGATCGACCAGATCTGGAAAGGTACTCATCCGGAAGATGGTTTGCCACTGGAAGTCATCCATGGCTTCCCTGAAGGTGTGCCTGTACCCGAGTATCCGGAAGTGGAAGAAGAGTTTGCACCAGGCATTTCCCAGGAAGATTTTGCCGAGATTGCCAAACGACTCAAAGCAAACGGCAATATTAAATAAATCCGTATTTACAAGCCTGTACCCTTGTTGGTACAGGCTTTTTTATGCGCTGGCATGATGCCTGACAACCAATTTATTTATTAAATTTTTAACATACGGTTTAATTTGGTTATCAGTGGTTAATAAATAGACGTGAAGAGATAATCGAATACATTTTCCAAACTAACTTACCAGTTTCACGGATATCCATAAGTTATCTTGAAAAATTATTCGAACATCTTAATAAAGATATTGACTTACTTAGGAGGAGAACATTATGGGATTCATTTGGTCATTAATCGTAGGTGGTATTATTGGTTGGATCGCAGGCATGATCGTAGGCCGCGATATTCCGGGTGGTATCATTGGTAATATTATCGCAGGTTTCATCGGTGGTTGGTTGGGTAACATGCTGCTGGGTCACTGGGGCCCGGAAATCGGTGGATTCTTCGTTATCCAATCGATTATCGGTGCAGTCATCCTGGTATTCATTGCTAGCATGATCTTCCGTTCGATGCGTCGCACACGCAGCTAATTACTGCTTACCTCGTTAATCGAATACACCATTCAGGAACAGCAACGTTCCTCAATAAAAAGCCCGCTCTTATGCAGAGCGGGCTTTTTGCTGTATAAGACGACCGGATAAATTTAACTAATCAAAATGTCAATCGCAGCGACCGGAAAAGGGTAATCATTAGGTATGCAAATCATAGAAAAAGGATGGTGAATATGAACCTTATTGATGGCTTGATACAATGGTATTATAACGTGCGCTGGATCGATCTGTTCGTATCCATCGTCATTTTGGTTTTATTTCTGTTATTTCGCAAGTTGTTTACCCGATATCTGTTTGCATTTGTAATCGGGCGCTTCAAAAATCATCCGGCACTGATTCGCTGGGCCGAAGCATTTGAGAAGCCGCTGCAGTATTTCTTTATCCTGATCGGTACATATGCGGCACTGCGCTACTTTATGCATGAGCAGTGGAGCTTTGTGATTGATATCAACCGGATTTATCGCAGCATCAGCGTGGTCCTGCTGGGCTGGGGATTCTATAATGTATCTGCTGCCTCTTCGATCCTGCTGGAAGGTGTAGGCAAGAAGTTCGGTCTCGATGCGACCAGCATGATTATTCCCTTCCTCTCCAAATTGATCCGGTTTATCGTGGTGGTGCTGGCGGTGACCAGCATCGGTGCAGAATGGGGATTCAGCATTAACGGGGTAGTCGCCGGTATGGGTCTGGGTACGCTCGCTATTTCACTGGCTGCCCAGGAATCGCTCAGTAACATCATTGCCGGGATCGTGATTATTCTGGAAAAGCCTTTTTCCAAAGGAGACTGGATCTCCACACCGGATATTGAAGGCATCGTAGAGGATATTACATTCCGCAGCTCCAAAATACGTACATTTACCGATGCTCTGGTGATTGTGCCAAATTCCAAGCTGGCGTCATCTGCGATTACGAACGGCAGCCAGATGGGCAAACGCAAAATCTTTTTCAATATCAAGCTGTCGCTGCAGACGCCGGGAGACCGTATTCAGCGAATCGTCGATCGTCTGACTGAACATCTGGAAAATGACGAAGCTGTCGCGCCAGGATCAGTGATGGTCAAATTCAATGAATTCTACGAAAGCAGTCTGGGGATTATGGTACAGTGCTTTACCAAATCCCCTGCCTGGGGAGACAATCTGGAGTACCGCCAGAAGCTGAATCTGCTGGTTATGCAGATTCTTCATGAGGAAGAAGCCAAATTGGCTTATCCTACCCATCGTGTACTCGTTCAAGAACCGGACAAAGCCTAATTGCATATTATTCTGCATAATAAAGAAGCAGCCCTATTTTATATACAGGGCTGCTTCTTTGCAGGTCTATAAGATGGAACGTCCTGTACTCCAGAATACGGGTGTATGGACGAATTCCTTGCAGAATTGCAGATATTTCATTTCCTAATGCCTGATGATACGAATAACAGCAAAGACTGCAGGAGATTAACGAGATAACGGCAGCCATTCCAGCACCCGCTGGATCTTGGTATCCCAGTAGCCCCATTCATGCTCTCCCGGCTCTTCTTCGTACGTTAGCGGAATATCCAGCTCCTTCATATGATCCCGGAAACGGATATTGTCTTCATATAAAAAGTCCTCGGTACCGCAGCATTGGTACAACTGTGGCAGTGAAGCAGTCCCTTTGTGGGATGCCAGCTGCTCTGCCAGATAAAACAGGTCATTGGAAGATCCTTTGACTTCTTCCGGCGAACCAAAAATCCGGCGCACCTCAAGCTCGTATTCTTCATCTCTACGATTATACATAGAAGTAATATCAGTCGCTCCTGATAGACTGGCAGCAGCTGCGTAACGCTCTGGCAGGCTCATACCCAGCTTGAGCGCTCCATACCCGCCCATGGACAGGCCGGCTACAAAACGGTCTTCCCGACGATTGGAGAAATGGAAAAACGATTCTGCCAGCCGTGGAAGCTCTTCGCTGACAAATGTAAAATACTTGCCCCCTTGCTGCATATCCGTATAAAAGCTGCGATGCACATCAGGCATCACGATAGCCAGCCCGTATGCCGCTGCGTAACGCTCTATCGATGTGCGGCGCAACCAGATCGTATGATCATCCGATAATCCATGCAGCAGATACAGCACAGGATGCTTGCCGCTGGCAGCATGGCCTTCCATACCGATCTGGGTATGCGTTTCCTGGGGAACAATAACGTTCATGGAAGTAGATAAT
It encodes the following:
- a CDS encoding manganese catalase family protein, whose product is MFTRLDQIMIEIPDVDRPDPNAAAAVQELLGGKFGEMSTLNNYLYQSFNFRNKTKLKPFYDLVTSITAEELGHVELVAHGINKIQAGSTSYKQPDDTPLDSVKNARLSYPYLAGAQGAMPRDSMGRPWTGDNVFNSGNLVEDLLHNFFLECGARTHKMKVYEMTDHPAAREVVGFLLVRGGVHVVAYAKALQMATGVDVTKLVPVPSLSNKAFNEARKYEDKGVHTKLYTHSTEDFKAIDQIWKGTHPEDGLPLEVIHGFPEGVPVPEYPEVEEEFAPGISQEDFAEIAKRLKANGNIK
- a CDS encoding GlsB/YeaQ/YmgE family stress response membrane protein, giving the protein MGFIWSLIVGGIIGWIAGMIVGRDIPGGIIGNIIAGFIGGWLGNMLLGHWGPEIGGFFVIQSIIGAVILVFIASMIFRSMRRTRS
- a CDS encoding mechanosensitive ion channel family protein gives rise to the protein MNLIDGLIQWYYNVRWIDLFVSIVILVLFLLFRKLFTRYLFAFVIGRFKNHPALIRWAEAFEKPLQYFFILIGTYAALRYFMHEQWSFVIDINRIYRSISVVLLGWGFYNVSAASSILLEGVGKKFGLDATSMIIPFLSKLIRFIVVVLAVTSIGAEWGFSINGVVAGMGLGTLAISLAAQESLSNIIAGIVIILEKPFSKGDWISTPDIEGIVEDITFRSSKIRTFTDALVIVPNSKLASSAITNGSQMGKRKIFFNIKLSLQTPGDRIQRIVDRLTEHLENDEAVAPGSVMVKFNEFYESSLGIMVQCFTKSPAWGDNLEYRQKLNLLVMQILHEEEAKLAYPTHRVLVQEPDKA
- a CDS encoding alpha/beta hydrolase, with the translated sequence MALMQCSFYSEVLGLSTSMNVIVPQETHTQIGMEGHAASGKHPVLYLLHGLSDDHTIWLRRTSIERYAAAYGLAIVMPDVHRSFYTDMQQGGKYFTFVSEELPRLAESFFHFSNRREDRFVAGLSMGGYGALKLGMSLPERYAAAASLSGATDITSMYNRRDEEYELEVRRIFGSPEEVKGSSNDLFYLAEQLASHKGTASLPQLYQCCGTEDFLYEDNIRFRDHMKELDIPLTYEEEPGEHEWGYWDTKIQRVLEWLPLSR